The region ggacaggaaaaaaagaaaaagactatgtGCAGAGCCAGACTTAGGGGTTTTCTCCGCCCCCATCCCTTGTTGCTTGCTACTTTTTTCTAATATTCACTCTCTCCTGCTTCCTTTAATAATGAAACCCTGCCTTCCCCCAGTTTGGGCTAGCAGGTGGCTAAGCAGTTAAATACTACCTTTCCCAACCTCTCTTGTAATTGTGTGTGGTCATATGTCTAAATTCTGAGCAGATGTGATGTGTTCTGCTTTTAAAAtgcccttaaaaataaattagcatGGACTCACCTAGTCCCTTCCCTACTCCCTTTACATGAGCTGGATGTAGATGAGACGGCAGGTACTGGAGCAGCTAGCTTGGACCGCAAAGTGGTAACCATGTTTCAAGGGTGACAGAAAAATGAGCCCAAAGTAGCTGGAATCCCTGACATAATGGAGCTGCCATTTTAGCCCAGGACTACGTACCCTTGGAGCTGTTATGTGATGGAAAGAGACTTTTCTATCCTGTTTTGTTTGTATCTTCATTACAGTAGCCTAAATCTATACCTCAATCAGTGGATCCTCTCAGCTCCAATCACATCTCTTATTCACCCCCATGTTCTTCTCAAAGTCTGGCTCCAAGACGGATAACACTAGGTAAgaatctttctcctccagctgACTTCCCAGGACTCTGTCCTGGCAGCCCCTTGGCAAAGGGACCCACCTTCTGCTTGAGGGCAAGAAGAATCCTTGAACTTGAGGCCTGAATAACTTGGGGCAAGAACCCGAACGTTTTAAATCTCGTTTCTCTCTGTTTTGCAGATGGTACCAGTAAATAACATACCTTTCGAAAAGTGGTTGCATATGAAGATGACTTAATCAACAagattgttattctaagaatGGAGAGGAGTTGGGAAGTGGGCTTGTTTCAAGGGCAGCATTAAAGAAGCAAAGGAAATTCCCTTATACCCACTAAGAAACCACAGAAACATATGCACCAAAACACATGCGAAAAAAAAAAGCGTACATCTACACACCTATACAAAATTAGAAACTCCCTTCCCAAACTCATAACCAAATACAAACACTAGCCAACAATGCTCTCATTGGTTCATGCAAATGCAGACACAGGCAGGCAGAAAGGTGCACCCAAAAAGCCACACAAAGAGGGATGACAAAATAACACACACCACAGGCTGCAGCTGCTGTACTTTGTTTATTGTCACTGTCATCCAGGGAGCTTTGGTTTCTTCGGCatctttcttttggggggggtgggaacTTCATGATTCTGCCTCTCTCTATTCTCTGCCTCTTGCTccccatcttttcctttttctggggCCGGGGGTGCTTCCTTGGTGGCCCCTTTGAGCCTCAGTCAGGTAGGGtaaggcctgggggtgggggggccagcAGGCCTGGATCCTGCCCCCAGGTGCTGATTCCACGGTCCTGTCTCCATCGCTGTGGGGTGTCCATGCTCTGGCCTCATCTAGGGGAAGGGAAACAGGTGGTGAAAACACAGAGGCCTGGATTCTAACTCTGCCTCTCCTGCTTTCCTGCTCTGTGACTCCAGAGAAGGACcctaccctctctgggcctcagtttcccactctGTAAACCAAATTTCACTCCAGTTGAAAAGAGTCAGTTTCTCTCTTTGCGCTTGTCACTGGGAAACTCAGAGTCAAATGAATGTCTCATTTTATTCTCTGTTGAGACCACAATTCTTGgatccctcctccctgcccaacCTTGCACATTCAGGCCTGtcctttccaggcagagggaactttATTGGTGCTTGGGGCCCCCCAACTCCTTACCTTGTTCTGTCTCAGCGCCGTGCCCCTCGCTTCTTCCGCTCCGTGTTCTGGAGCTTGGTCATCAGTTTCCTCTCGTGCCCACCAGGGCTGGGGCGGTTGGTGTTGGCAGCAGCTTCTCTCTTGGTGCGACCTTTCCGGCCTCCCACCCCTGGGAATGGAGGCAGGAGTCCGaggtgaggtgggcagaggggtgctgccccaaagGACAGGCAGGGGGTCCAGAGTGCAGGGGTGGAAAGAGCTTGGGTTAAAGTTGGGAGGTGGAGGGGGCGTTGTCACCACATAGCTTTAGGGCAGCCATTGTCTCTGTTTCCTCGTCTATGTGAGGGACCCCTCGATTGACTGTTGTTGCTCCATTGAGTGTCTGAAGTCCCAGGGTTGAGTAGGACAGGCGCTCAGTGGATGAGGGGCTAGAAGGGGGTGACTTGAGGGCTCAAGGGAACAGGCTGGAGAGAGATGATGTGTGGGCAGGAACCCAAGGATGGATCCTAGTTTGGGGAGTGGGGTCAGACTGTTCGTGAGGGTGGGCATTCGAAGTGGAAGAACCAGGAATGTGGCAGGGCCAGGCCTTACCCAGGCAAGAATGAGCCAGGCTGTAGAGGTCATACTCGTCCAGGCTGGGTTCTTCGTCCTCTGGGCCGAGGGACTGCCTGGACGGGCTGGCTGCTCGCGGGAAGGTGGCCATAATGTCTAACTTACTCTTGtgtgagctctctctctctctcttctaaagCTTTGTTTGTGTCTGATTTCCTGACACCTCCCAGTTCACTGGCTCCAACTTATAAAGCCATGTCTCCTCCTCCAGCCCACAGTCTGGCTCCAGCCCCTCAGGCCTTGTCTGATGCAATCTGGTCTTTTCCCAGAACCCAGCCCAGTAAACATCAGTCACGAGAGGGGAAAAGAGTGGGTCCCGAGAGTCCCAGCCCCCCTTGTCTCCTCCCTCTCACTGGGGCTCGCCCAGCTGGGTATTTTTCCACAGAGGAGATCCCCGCCCcttttggggaggaggtaagAGGCAGGGTCTGGGCATAAACAGTCCTTGGGATCATTGCCAGCAGGGAACTGAGGGCTTCACCTGACTGACTCCTTCCTATCCATCTCCTGTCCTCCGCTGCCCATGTGCCCCTCCTGGGCTGAGGATCATGGCCACACAGCTCACCACCCCCATCCTAGAATTTCTGGACTTCTGGCTCAGATTCAGGGACACAACGGCAGAACATGGAGTGAAGAATGATCAGGGGAAAAGGATATCAACACACTATGTGTCATGTCATTGGTTCTCACACCAAGCACACTCAACACCCTTTTTATAAGAGACACATTGGAAAGCCCCCTTAACATCCTGGGCTGGAGGTCCCTAGGTAATCTCCTTCTCCTGAGAGGGAGGTTAGCAGAATGCTCAAGAGTGTAGATTCTGAAACCAAATGCCCTGAATTCAAACCTCTCATCCATTACTTCCTGTGTGACCCTAGATAAGTCGCTCTACCTCTTTGTACCTTAAttctctcctctgtaaaatgagggtgataATAATTCTATCTCCCTCATAGAGTTGAggagaggatcaaatgagataacccACTTGCAACAGTGCCTGCTATAGTGTAAGCTGCACTATGTAAGTTAATGACACATGTGTATGTAAGTTTCTAAACAACTCAATATAATGCCCTCCTTGTAATGTAAAGAGACagcaaaagaaattaatttaaaataaaataatatgtatttcaaATCCTGGACATACTCAGGTAGAAGATACGATGAAGTAAAcagatatttatatttatttaacatgTATTAAAGGGAAAGGAATTCAGATAAGAAACACATGGAAGTGGAATTTTC is a window of Vicugna pacos chromosome 18, VicPac4, whole genome shotgun sequence DNA encoding:
- the NUPR1 gene encoding nuclear protein 1 — its product is MATFPRAASPSRQSLGPEDEEPSLDEYDLYSLAHSCLGVGGRKGRTKREAAANTNRPSPGGHERKLMTKLQNTERKKRGARR